In a genomic window of Lathamus discolor isolate bLatDis1 chromosome 4, bLatDis1.hap1, whole genome shotgun sequence:
- the STARD10 gene encoding START domain-containing protein 10 produces MSGRDSVQIPDDRDFGAFRALCESERGWSLTYSKGGVAVWVQLREPERDLHKIKCRMECRDVPAETLYDVLHDIEYRKKWDTNVIETFDIGKLTVNSDVGYYAWKCPKPLKNRDVITLRSWLPMGNDYIIMNYSVKHPKYPPRKDMVRAVSIQTGYLIEGTGAKSCTITYLAQVDPKGSLPKWVVNKSSQFLAPKAMRKMYKACLKYPEWKQRHEPHFKPWLFPEQSRLPALALSELSLQHADSLENIDESSLPEGREERGEASDEDSLN; encoded by the exons ATGTCGGGTCGCGACAGCGTCCAGATCCCCGACGACCGCGACTTCGGCGCGTTCCGGGCGCTGTGCGAGTCCGAGCGCGGCTGGAGCCTCACCTACAGCAAGGGGGGGGTGGCGGTGTGGGTGCAGCTTCGCGAGCCCGAGCGCGACCTCCACAAGATCAAG tgcaggatgGAGTGCCGGGACGTGCCGGCAGAGACGCTCTATGACGTGCTGCACGACATCGAGTACCGCAAGAAGTGGGACACCAACGTCATCGAGACCTTCGACATCGGCAAGCTCACCGTCAACTCCGACGTGGGCTACTACGCCT GGAAGTGCCCCAAGCCCCTCAAGAACCGGGATGTCATCACGCTGCGCTCCTGGCTGCCCATGGGCAACGACTACATCATCATGAACTACTCCGTCAAGCACCCT AAGTACCCCCCGCGGAAGGACATGGTCCGAGCCGTCTCCATCCAGACGGGATACTTGATCGAGGGGACGGGGGCCAAGAGCTGCACCATCACCTACCTGGCGCAGGTGGACCCCAAAG GTTCCCTTCCCAAGTGGGTGGTGAACAAATCCTCACAGTTCCTGGCTCCCAAG GCCATGCGGAAGATGTACAAGGCGTGCCTGAAGTACCCCGAGTGGAAGCAGCGGCACGAGCCGCACTTCAAGCCCTGGCTCTTCCCGGAGCAGAGCCGGCTCCCAGCGCTGGCGCTGTCCGAGCTCTCGCTCCAGCACGCGGATTCCCTGGAGAACATCGACGAGAGCTCCCTCCcggagggcagggaggagcgCGGCGAGGCCAGCGACGAGGACAGCCTCAACTGA